A genome region from Hymenobacter tibetensis includes the following:
- a CDS encoding 3-(methylthio)propionyl-CoA ligase, with protein sequence MFGLMMNEPLRIAGLLEYAAKWHADTEIVSRMPEGAMHRYTYADLGRRSRQLANVLIELGIRKGDRVSTLAWNTHRHLELYYAISGMGAVCHTINPRLFFEQLVYIINHAEDRLLFFDLTFLPLVEKLVPHCPTVESWVLLTDRAHMPTSVFSGGLHCYEDLMAAHAADYEWPVFDENTASSLCYTSGTTDQPKGVLYSHRSTLLHSYAASLPDCFNCSARDVVLPVVPMFHVNAWGIPYMAPLNGCKLVMPGPGLDAASLYELYEQEGVTFTAGVPTIWFGLLTFMREKKLQFSTLKRMIVGGAACPPALLKAFDEELGVEICHAWGMSETSPLGTVCTLKTKHLALSEDEQFAIQTKQGRSIFGIDMKIVDDEGKELPTDGIAFGDLLVRGPFVVAEYFRANHPGELTASGWFRTGDVATIDPDGFMHITDRSKDVIKSGGEWISSIELENLAVAHPQVAEAAVIGVPHPKWSERPLLVVVRKPDATVSKEELLAFYDGKVATWWKPDAVEFVPELPHTATGKLLKTKLRQDFAGYTFS encoded by the coding sequence ATGTTTGGACTGATGATGAACGAGCCCCTGCGCATTGCGGGGCTACTGGAGTATGCCGCCAAGTGGCACGCCGATACCGAAATCGTGTCGCGGATGCCAGAAGGCGCTATGCACCGCTACACCTACGCCGACCTGGGCCGTCGTAGCCGGCAGCTGGCTAATGTGCTTATCGAACTTGGCATCCGCAAAGGCGACCGAGTGAGCACGCTAGCGTGGAATACCCACCGCCACCTGGAGCTCTACTATGCTATTTCGGGCATGGGGGCGGTGTGCCACACTATCAACCCACGCCTGTTTTTCGAGCAGTTGGTGTACATCATCAACCACGCCGAAGACCGGCTGCTGTTCTTCGACCTTACTTTTCTGCCGTTGGTGGAGAAGCTAGTGCCTCATTGCCCCACCGTGGAAAGCTGGGTGCTGCTGACCGACCGCGCCCATATGCCCACCAGTGTGTTTTCGGGCGGTTTGCACTGCTACGAAGACCTAATGGCCGCCCACGCCGCCGACTACGAATGGCCGGTGTTCGATGAAAATACGGCTTCCTCGCTCTGCTACACTTCCGGTACCACCGACCAGCCCAAAGGCGTGCTTTACTCGCACCGCTCTACGTTGCTCCACTCCTATGCAGCCTCGCTACCCGACTGCTTCAACTGCTCGGCCCGCGACGTGGTGTTGCCGGTAGTGCCCATGTTCCACGTCAATGCCTGGGGCATCCCGTACATGGCGCCGCTCAACGGCTGCAAGCTGGTAATGCCTGGTCCTGGCCTAGATGCGGCCAGCCTGTATGAGCTGTACGAGCAGGAAGGCGTCACGTTCACGGCCGGCGTGCCCACCATCTGGTTTGGACTGCTGACGTTTATGCGCGAGAAGAAGCTACAGTTCAGCACCCTCAAGCGCATGATAGTAGGTGGGGCCGCATGCCCGCCAGCGCTACTGAAGGCTTTCGACGAAGAATTGGGCGTGGAAATCTGCCATGCCTGGGGCATGAGCGAAACCTCGCCGCTGGGCACGGTTTGCACTCTCAAAACCAAGCATTTGGCCCTCAGCGAAGACGAGCAGTTTGCTATTCAAACCAAGCAAGGGCGTTCCATTTTCGGCATCGACATGAAGATAGTAGACGATGAAGGCAAAGAACTACCCACCGATGGCATTGCCTTCGGCGACCTGTTGGTGCGGGGTCCGTTTGTGGTGGCAGAATACTTCCGGGCCAACCATCCCGGCGAGCTAACCGCCTCCGGCTGGTTCCGCACCGGCGACGTCGCCACCATCGACCCCGACGGCTTCATGCACATCACCGACCGTTCGAAGGATGTCATCAAGTCGGGGGGCGAGTGGATTTCCAGTATCGAGTTGGAAAACCTGGCCGTGGCGCACCCCCAGGTGGCGGAGGCTGCTGTTATTGGGGTGCCCCACCCCAAATGGAGCGAAAGGCCCCTGCTGGTGGTAGTGCGCAAACCCGATGCAACGGTAAGCAAAGAGGAGCTACTGGCCTTCTACGACGGCAAAGTAGCGACATGGTGGAAGCCGGATGCCGTGGAGTTCGTGCCGGAACTACCCCACACGGCCACCGGCAAACTATTAAAGACCAAGCTCCGTCAGGATTTTGCGGGCTATACATTCAGCTAA
- a CDS encoding DUF2059 domain-containing protein: protein MKKLWILAASLLLAAPMAKAQSTTSATTASAAPVSASHRKAAEELLAVTGSEKNTTDMMNRMLESQLTQRPEMKAVEPEMRAFITKYMGWPAIKEDIAALYTQEFTEKELKELSKFYQTPTGRKTIQKMPQLMMAGMEIGQKRVQEHLPELQQVIGEKMKSQQPAKTE from the coding sequence ATGAAAAAACTGTGGATACTGGCGGCCAGCCTATTGCTGGCGGCCCCAATGGCAAAGGCCCAATCAACAACTTCCGCCACTACTGCCTCGGCGGCACCTGTTTCTGCCAGTCACCGTAAAGCGGCTGAAGAGCTACTAGCCGTCACGGGAAGCGAGAAGAACACCACCGACATGATGAACCGCATGTTGGAAAGCCAGCTGACGCAACGCCCCGAAATGAAGGCGGTAGAGCCCGAAATGCGCGCTTTTATTACCAAGTATATGGGCTGGCCCGCAATCAAAGAAGACATTGCGGCGCTTTACACCCAAGAGTTCACCGAGAAAGAGCTAAAGGAACTGTCTAAGTTCTACCAAACGCCTACTGGCCGCAAAACCATCCAGAAAATGCCGCAGCTCATGATGGCCGGTATGGAAATCGGGCAGAAGCGCGTGCAAGAGCACCTGCCCGAATTGCAGCAAGTGATTGGCGAGAAAATGAAGTCTCAACAGCCTGCAAAAACGGAATAG